A part of Myxococcus landrumus genomic DNA contains:
- a CDS encoding nicotinate phosphoribosyltransferase — protein sequence MATSLLATDGYKFSMAEAGWPLRRETFYYSHRRGGLQVMPLDLAAYVRSLLPEPKPEDYDYLARFDYEMGVGFKAAILRKERLSVRAIPRGAHFYSREPILTVTGPSALVSWVEPILLQLNFRVQVATQALLDRDGLARALARVTCEEQKAIVLETLDAVGVKPVPMTVDTEGYMQRVRATVKELIDAVEDPARIFEVGLRAATCLQQHEIALQACKDMGVQRTSNVEGARKLGMIPVGTMGHEHIQRYGSDDAAFRAMRERRPQRSSYLLDTFDTLTSGIPAAFQLIRDEPGAGDSIRFDSGNKKLQYLYAVTRARDIGIRPVNILEDGLDAEATREFEELRRQVGWDPSAQFYGYGGHIVARTMECPFTRDKVAAIYKLSQTGPQPVMKFGNELAEGKQSIPGVPVLFRRRHGSGPMGLVGQEGEPVPEGYFPLFEAEPEVPSLVGTQEASAENAKVALTPTTRALVDELTRRHFPKGR from the coding sequence ATGGCGACCTCGCTGCTCGCGACGGATGGCTACAAGTTCAGCATGGCGGAGGCGGGATGGCCGCTTCGCCGCGAGACTTTCTATTACTCCCACCGCAGGGGTGGGCTCCAGGTCATGCCCCTGGACCTCGCCGCCTACGTGCGCTCGCTCCTTCCCGAGCCGAAGCCCGAGGACTACGACTACCTCGCCCGCTTCGACTACGAGATGGGCGTGGGCTTCAAGGCGGCCATCCTGCGCAAGGAGCGGCTCTCCGTCCGCGCCATCCCTCGCGGCGCTCACTTCTACTCCCGCGAGCCCATCCTCACCGTCACCGGTCCCTCCGCCCTCGTCTCGTGGGTGGAGCCCATCCTCCTCCAGCTCAACTTCCGCGTTCAGGTGGCCACCCAGGCCCTCCTGGACCGTGACGGTCTGGCCCGCGCACTCGCTCGCGTCACGTGCGAGGAGCAGAAGGCCATCGTGTTGGAGACGCTCGATGCGGTGGGCGTCAAGCCAGTGCCGATGACGGTCGACACGGAGGGCTACATGCAGCGCGTGCGCGCCACCGTGAAGGAGCTCATCGACGCGGTGGAGGACCCGGCCCGCATCTTCGAGGTCGGCCTTCGCGCGGCCACGTGTCTCCAGCAACACGAAATCGCGTTGCAGGCCTGCAAGGACATGGGCGTGCAGCGCACCAGCAACGTGGAGGGTGCGCGCAAGCTGGGGATGATTCCCGTCGGCACCATGGGGCACGAGCACATCCAGCGCTACGGTTCGGACGATGCCGCGTTCCGCGCCATGCGCGAGCGGCGTCCTCAGCGCTCCAGCTATCTGCTGGACACCTTCGACACGCTCACCTCGGGCATCCCCGCCGCGTTCCAACTCATCCGGGACGAGCCGGGCGCCGGAGACTCCATCCGGTTCGACTCGGGCAACAAGAAGCTCCAGTACCTCTACGCGGTGACGCGGGCGCGGGACATCGGCATCCGTCCCGTCAACATCCTGGAGGACGGCCTGGACGCCGAGGCCACGCGCGAGTTCGAAGAGCTGCGCCGCCAGGTGGGGTGGGACCCGAGCGCGCAGTTCTACGGCTACGGAGGCCACATCGTCGCGCGCACCATGGAGTGCCCCTTCACGCGCGACAAGGTGGCGGCCATCTACAAGCTGTCGCAGACGGGCCCTCAGCCGGTGATGAAGTTCGGCAACGAGCTGGCCGAAGGCAAGCAGAGCATCCCGGGCGTCCCCGTCCTGTTCCGTCGCCGTCATGGCTCCGGGCCCATGGGCCTGGTGGGGCAGGAGGGAGAGCCGGTGCCAGAGGGCTACTTCCCGCTCTTCGAGGCGGAGCCCGAGGTGCCCTCCCTCGTCGGCACGCAGGAGGCCAGCGCGGAGAATGCGAAGGTCGCCCTGACGCCCACCACGCGCGCGCTCGTCGATGAGCTGACGCGCCGCCACTTCCCCAAGGGTCGTTGA
- a CDS encoding nicotinamidase: MPLPIPRFHDDARAGQLYLERTGEVAAEARRYAAEHGIRPAREDRVRVAAFGIDVQVGFCIPGASLFVPGAVEDTQRSLRWLYSHLGRLTELVFSLDTHRVFQIFHPAWWRDAEGNPPAPFTNISAAEVRSGRWRATRFPEESLEYCERLEAQGRYVLTVWPFHALLGGVSHALVPAFYEASAFHAIARDTATHFELKGEHPLTENYSVLSPEVTEVKGQRVGEFNTRLFERLMTFDRIYVFGQAKSHCVLSTLRDLREHIEKTDRSKMGRVHILVDTMSPVPAPPLEPLPPSVDFPRLADEGIEELRRAGMKVVRTTDSLDV, from the coding sequence ATGCCACTGCCCATTCCCCGCTTCCATGACGACGCTCGCGCGGGACAGCTCTACCTGGAGCGCACGGGAGAGGTCGCCGCCGAGGCCCGTCGCTACGCGGCCGAGCACGGCATCCGACCGGCGCGAGAGGACCGCGTGCGTGTCGCCGCCTTCGGCATCGACGTGCAGGTGGGCTTCTGCATCCCGGGCGCCAGCCTCTTCGTCCCTGGCGCGGTCGAGGACACGCAGCGCTCGCTGCGCTGGCTCTACTCGCACCTGGGCCGGCTGACGGAGCTGGTGTTCTCGCTCGACACGCATCGCGTCTTCCAAATCTTCCATCCGGCATGGTGGCGGGATGCGGAGGGGAATCCCCCCGCGCCCTTCACGAACATCTCCGCGGCGGAGGTCCGCTCAGGCCGCTGGCGCGCCACGCGCTTCCCGGAGGAGAGCCTGGAGTACTGCGAGCGGCTGGAGGCTCAGGGGCGCTACGTGCTCACCGTGTGGCCGTTCCATGCGCTGCTGGGCGGCGTGAGCCACGCACTGGTGCCGGCGTTCTATGAGGCCAGCGCGTTCCACGCCATCGCGCGTGACACGGCGACGCACTTCGAGCTCAAGGGCGAGCATCCGCTCACGGAGAACTACTCCGTGCTCTCGCCCGAGGTAACGGAGGTGAAGGGGCAGCGCGTGGGCGAGTTCAACACGCGCCTCTTCGAGCGACTCATGACCTTCGACCGCATCTACGTGTTCGGTCAGGCCAAGTCCCACTGCGTGCTCTCCACGCTGCGGGACTTGCGCGAGCACATCGAGAAGACGGACCGCTCGAAGATGGGGCGGGTCCACATCCTCGTAGACACGATGAGTCCGGTGCCCGCGCCGCCGCTAGAGCCGCTGCCGCCGTCGGTCGACTTTCCCCGACTGGCGGACGAAGGCATCGAGGAGCTGCGCCGCGCGGGGATGAAGGTGGTGCGCACGACCGACTCGCTCGACGTCTGA
- a CDS encoding glycerate kinase, with protein MIPPRWLVAPQEFKGTLTATEAAEAMAKGVREVSPEVVLDIAPLADGGPGTVDALLSGTRGERRVCQVHGPLGQSVEAAWALLEDGRTAVVEMAAASGLTRMEPTPSNARRASSYGAGELMRAALDAGCERLIVGLGGSATTDGGTGALTALGYRFLDVHGNPLPPGGAALSALARVDASGRHPRLGQVELMGATDVTSPLLGPDGAARLFSPQKGADASTVEALEAALAHFASVAGDTSSGWPGAGAAGGFGFGLTALAGARLVPGYELVSRALGLERRVLLAEVVLTGEGRFDRQTSLGKGPGGLARLAREHGTPVELFAGSVRRDDGLELALFHTVVDLSTQARPGASASDVLRDAVARWTAARLKTAR; from the coding sequence GTGATTCCTCCTCGTTGGCTCGTCGCGCCGCAGGAATTCAAGGGCACCCTCACCGCCACGGAAGCAGCCGAGGCCATGGCCAAGGGTGTGCGAGAGGTCTCTCCGGAGGTGGTGCTGGACATCGCGCCGCTCGCGGACGGGGGCCCGGGCACGGTGGATGCGTTGCTGTCGGGCACTCGGGGCGAGCGCCGCGTGTGCCAGGTGCATGGTCCGCTGGGGCAGTCGGTGGAGGCCGCCTGGGCGCTGCTCGAGGACGGGCGCACGGCGGTGGTGGAGATGGCGGCGGCCTCGGGCCTGACGCGCATGGAGCCCACGCCAAGCAACGCCCGACGGGCTTCCAGCTACGGCGCCGGTGAGCTGATGCGCGCCGCGCTGGACGCGGGTTGTGAGCGGCTCATCGTGGGACTGGGTGGAAGCGCCACCACGGATGGCGGCACGGGCGCGCTCACCGCGCTGGGCTATCGCTTCCTGGACGTGCACGGGAATCCGCTCCCTCCTGGCGGCGCCGCCCTGTCCGCGCTGGCGCGTGTGGATGCCTCGGGACGCCATCCCCGGCTGGGTCAGGTGGAGCTGATGGGCGCGACGGATGTCACGTCGCCGCTCCTGGGCCCGGATGGCGCGGCGCGACTGTTCAGCCCGCAGAAGGGCGCGGACGCGTCGACGGTGGAGGCCCTGGAGGCGGCGCTGGCGCACTTCGCCAGCGTGGCGGGAGACACGAGCTCGGGCTGGCCCGGAGCGGGCGCGGCGGGTGGCTTTGGCTTTGGACTGACGGCGCTCGCGGGGGCTCGGCTGGTGCCGGGTTATGAGCTGGTGTCTCGCGCGCTGGGGCTGGAGCGGCGCGTGTTGCTCGCGGAGGTGGTACTCACGGGCGAGGGCCGCTTCGACCGGCAGACCTCACTGGGCAAGGGGCCTGGAGGACTGGCGCGGCTGGCGCGTGAGCACGGCACTCCGGTGGAGCTGTTCGCGGGCTCGGTGCGGCGCGATGACGGACTGGAGCTCGCCTTGTTCCACACGGTGGTGGACCTGAGCACCCAGGCACGTCCGGGCGCCTCAGCCTCGGATGTGCTGCGCGACGCCGTGGCCCGCTGGACGGCGGCGCGACTCAAGACGGCTCGCTGA